The Mytilus edulis chromosome 12, xbMytEdul2.2, whole genome shotgun sequence genome contains a region encoding:
- the LOC139497452 gene encoding uncharacterized protein encodes MDCQETAFATEYNALKYNSKSRNSLPRIRQLRLFLDDRNIIRCGGRIQNAPLSESTKFPYILPNDHTISKLIVLNAHERICHSGVNATIVHLRQSFWIPAIRQFVRKTLRKCVTCRKVVGQPYAAPDPPPLPKIRLQEADPFTATGIDFTGALQVKDNENVIKKVYICLFTCVSTRAIHLEVVTNLSEETFLQAFRRFSSRKSLPKVVMTDNGSTFVSASEDIKQLCNSKKLKETLSAQGIDWFFIPKRAPWFGGWWERLIGMTKTNLKKVLGKSLVN; translated from the coding sequence ATGGATTGTCAGGAAACGGCTTTTGCTACGGAATATAACGCATTGAAGTATAACAGTAAATCACGGAACAGTTTACCTAGAATCAGACAATTAAGATTATTTCTTGACGACAGGAACATCATCAGATGTGGAGGAAGAATCCAGAATGCGCCCTTATCGGAGTCCACTAAATTTCCGTATATCTTACCTAACGATCATACAATTTCTAAACTTATTGTATTAAATGCCCATGAAAGAATTTGTCATTCCGGAGTAAATGCCACAATCGTACATCTGAGACAAAGTTTTTGGATACCCGCTATCCGACAGTTTGTTCGAAAAACACTCAGGAAATGTGTTACTTGTAGGAAGGTTGTTGGACAACCATATGCAGCACCGGATCCGCCGCCATTGCCTAAAATTCGACTACAAGAAGCTGACCCTTTTACAGCTACAGGGATAGATTTCACAGGCGCATTACAAGTAAAAGATAACGAAAATGTCATAAAGAAAGTCTACATATGTTTATTCACTTGTGTCTCTACTAGAGCGATACACCTTGAAGTCGTTACAAATTTGTCAGAAGAAACATTTTTACAAGCTTTTCGGCGCTTTTCAAGCAGAAAATCTTTACCAAAAGTAGTTATGACAGACAATGGTTCTACTTTTGTATCCGCGTCAGAAGACATCAAACAACTTTgtaattcaaaaaagttaaaagagaCATTATCAGCACAAGGAATCGATTGGTTTTTCATCCCTAAACGTGCTCCATGGTTTGGTGGATGGTGGGAGCGTCTTATTGGAATGACGAAAACGAATCTGAAAAAAGTACTAGGAAAATCACTTGTAAATTAG